One segment of Corynebacterium caspium DSM 44850 DNA contains the following:
- a CDS encoding inositol monophosphatase family protein has product MPINAVPEFEWGQILTAIAKPLAVAETMFISGLGAKPVHPKGPQDFATDIDLEIEAFLRTELCEKTGYPVLGEEFGGICYQEDFSWMVDPVDGTTNFSTGSPLCAILIALLYKSQPIGAIISMPFLEKRLSAGYGQGLYINGKPAARRRKWDSRNGQIAFSSLVPGQLLENFENLGLRPRITGSVGVSLAFATTGIVDAAISFSPHPWDNAAGALAAREAGLQVTTAGGQPWNVNSPNLVVAAPEIHDLVIAELIAANCADSQQQSS; this is encoded by the coding sequence ATGCCAATAAATGCTGTGCCAGAGTTTGAGTGGGGCCAGATTCTGACCGCCATAGCTAAGCCTTTAGCGGTTGCAGAAACTATGTTTATTTCCGGTTTGGGAGCTAAACCAGTTCATCCTAAAGGGCCGCAAGATTTTGCTACTGATATTGACTTAGAAATTGAAGCTTTTTTGCGCACCGAGCTGTGTGAGAAAACTGGATATCCAGTATTAGGCGAAGAATTCGGGGGTATTTGTTATCAAGAAGATTTTAGCTGGATGGTAGATCCTGTCGATGGAACCACTAATTTTTCCACTGGTTCCCCGCTTTGTGCCATTCTTATTGCTTTGCTTTATAAATCCCAACCAATAGGCGCCATTATTTCTATGCCATTTTTAGAAAAGCGGCTTAGCGCTGGCTATGGGCAAGGTTTATATATTAATGGAAAACCTGCAGCTAGACGACGCAAATGGGATTCTCGTAATGGCCAAATTGCTTTTTCTTCCTTAGTACCTGGCCAACTATTAGAAAATTTCGAAAATTTAGGTTTAAGGCCTCGTATAACAGGTTCAGTAGGAGTAAGTTTAGCTTTTGCAACTACCGGAATTGTGGATGCGGCGATATCTTTTTCACCGCATCCTTGGGATAATGCCGCCGGAGCGCTGGCAGCGCGGGAGGCAGGTTTGCAAGTAACCACCGCCGGTGGCCAGCCTTGGAATGTAAATTCACCCAACTTGGTAGTGGCAGCTCCAGAGATCCATGACTTAGTGATTGCAGAACTTATAGCGGCAAATTGTGCCGATTCCCAGCAACAGTCTTCTTAG
- a CDS encoding Trp biosynthesis-associated membrane protein, with translation METPPPAVLDTAQPTSKKSRGIWKYLMVLALILIAVSARLVWITATVVDDKAGGSRHQLTGVAWAPIVLAGQIVLAMGFILLIVFKFQFRKILGTICAGASLGLLWSPLQLLFSGVDLERVQILLLSGVASQKSNAPITISQWATVSGAEVHKLALLLACLGSLCAFLAAMGAILQKPAGIGQKTVQQGAKDISATSKYQRATHKKERLNKALEEYPESEDVMWDALDADMDPTDYQGRG, from the coding sequence ATGGAAACCCCGCCACCTGCTGTATTAGATACCGCGCAGCCAACCTCAAAAAAATCTCGCGGAATCTGGAAGTATTTGATGGTTCTGGCATTAATCCTGATTGCTGTGTCTGCCAGGTTGGTGTGGATCACTGCCACAGTTGTCGATGATAAGGCCGGTGGTTCTAGACATCAGCTCACTGGGGTGGCGTGGGCGCCTATAGTTCTGGCTGGCCAGATAGTACTAGCTATGGGATTTATTTTATTAATAGTATTTAAATTCCAGTTTAGAAAGATTTTGGGGACTATATGTGCCGGGGCTTCTTTAGGATTGCTTTGGTCGCCTTTACAATTATTATTTAGTGGCGTTGATCTGGAAAGAGTACAAATATTATTGCTAAGTGGTGTGGCCAGCCAAAAATCCAATGCCCCAATTACGATTTCCCAATGGGCCACAGTAAGTGGGGCAGAAGTGCACAAATTAGCGCTATTGCTGGCTTGCTTGGGAAGTCTTTGTGCTTTCTTAGCCGCAATGGGAGCAATCTTGCAGAAACCGGCAGGAATAGGGCAAAAAACTGTGCAACAGGGCGCTAAAGATATTTCGGCAACCTCAAAATATCAACGTGCGACTCATAAAAAGGAAAGATTAAATAAGGCATTGGAGGAGTATCCAGAATCTGAGGATGTGATGTGGGATGCCTTGGATGCCGATATGGATCCCACTGATTACCAGGGACGGGGGTAA
- the lgt gene encoding prolipoprotein diacylglyceryl transferase: MQTTFLANIPSPPQGVWHLGPFPIRAYALCIIVGILLGLWLSKKRYVARGGDPEMVWDAAIILIPAGIIGGRAYHVLTDWKDYFGPGANPIDALKITNGGLGIWGAVFLGSLAVYFWFRHKGVAFAPFADATAPGIILGQAFGRLGNWFNQELYGGPTDLPWALEIYYRVDEYGHFAPLSGHSTGNVLATVHPTFLYELLWNLLICALLILVDKRFHLDRGRVFVLYVAGYTLGRFWIELMRTDAATHIFGWRINSLVAALVFVVAVLIFWRISSRRETTPEVAYSGALETDN; encoded by the coding sequence GTGCAAACTACTTTTTTAGCTAATATTCCTTCGCCACCTCAAGGCGTATGGCACTTAGGCCCTTTCCCAATTAGGGCTTATGCTCTGTGCATAATTGTAGGCATTTTATTAGGCCTGTGGCTTAGTAAAAAACGCTATGTGGCCCGCGGGGGAGACCCGGAAATGGTCTGGGATGCAGCGATAATCCTCATTCCTGCCGGGATAATCGGGGGACGTGCATACCATGTACTAACCGACTGGAAAGATTATTTTGGCCCCGGAGCAAATCCAATTGATGCGCTAAAGATCACCAATGGGGGGCTGGGCATATGGGGAGCAGTATTTCTAGGATCCTTAGCCGTTTATTTCTGGTTTCGCCATAAAGGGGTAGCTTTTGCCCCATTTGCGGATGCAACAGCACCAGGCATTATTTTAGGACAAGCCTTTGGGCGGCTAGGAAACTGGTTTAACCAGGAACTCTATGGCGGCCCTACTGATTTGCCCTGGGCTTTGGAAATCTACTACCGAGTGGACGAATACGGACATTTTGCCCCATTATCCGGACATTCCACTGGAAATGTACTGGCCACAGTACACCCAACTTTTCTCTATGAACTGTTATGGAATCTCCTAATATGCGCCCTGCTCATTTTGGTAGATAAGCGTTTCCATTTGGATCGCGGTCGCGTCTTCGTGCTCTATGTGGCTGGCTATACATTAGGGCGTTTCTGGATTGAGCTAATGCGTACCGATGCCGCCACGCATATCTTTGGATGGCGCATTAATAGCCTGGTTGCTGCCCTGGTTTTCGTGGTGGCAGTGCTGATTTTCTGGAGAATTTCTAGCAGGCGAGAAACTACCCCAGAAGTGGCCTATAGTGGAGCTTTGGAAACTGATAACTAA
- the pyk gene encoding pyruvate kinase, with the protein MDRRTKIVCTLGPAVASEEGILGLVNAGMNVARMNFSHGDHADHKQNYEWVRQAAKKAGRSVGILADLQGPKIRLGRFIDGEVMWATGETVRITVEDIEGTHDRVSTTYKNLAKDAKPGDRLLVDDGKVGLVCIGVEGNDVICEVTEGGPVSNNKGVSLPGMDISVPALSAKDKEDLRYALNLGVDLVALSFVRSPSDVDLVHEIMDEVGRRIPVIAKLEKPEAVTALESIVLAFDGIMVARGDLGVEVALEQVPLFQKRAIQIARENAKPVIVATQMLDSMITNSRPTRAEASDVANAVLDGADAVMLSGETSVGVDPLNVVDVMSRIVREAESGAQVPKLTHVPRTKRGVMCYSGRDIAERLNTKALVAFTTSGDTARRLARLHSHLPLLVFTPREDVRNQLSLTWGTQTFLTNKVSTTDEMIAAINDQLLAMDEYQRDDMMVVVAGTPPGIEGNTNMIHVHQLGDTFSNAGRH; encoded by the coding sequence GTGGATAGAAGAACGAAGATCGTTTGTACTCTTGGTCCTGCGGTTGCAAGTGAGGAAGGCATTTTAGGTCTGGTTAATGCCGGCATGAATGTCGCCCGTATGAACTTCTCTCATGGCGATCATGCGGATCATAAGCAAAACTACGAATGGGTGCGCCAGGCTGCTAAAAAGGCCGGCCGCTCGGTTGGTATTTTGGCTGACCTCCAAGGCCCTAAAATTCGCCTGGGTCGGTTTATCGATGGCGAAGTTATGTGGGCAACCGGTGAAACCGTACGCATAACTGTTGAAGATATTGAAGGTACCCATGACCGGGTATCAACTACATATAAAAACTTAGCTAAAGATGCTAAGCCAGGAGACCGCCTGCTTGTCGATGATGGCAAAGTTGGCTTGGTTTGTATTGGCGTAGAAGGCAATGACGTTATCTGTGAAGTAACTGAAGGCGGCCCTGTTTCAAATAATAAGGGTGTTTCGCTGCCAGGTATGGATATTTCTGTACCTGCGCTTTCTGCCAAAGATAAAGAAGATTTGCGCTATGCCCTTAATCTTGGCGTGGACCTCGTCGCTTTGTCTTTCGTCCGTTCTCCTTCAGACGTGGACTTAGTGCATGAGATCATGGATGAAGTTGGCCGTCGAATTCCAGTAATTGCCAAGCTGGAAAAACCAGAAGCTGTTACGGCTCTGGAATCTATTGTGTTGGCCTTCGACGGCATCATGGTGGCCCGCGGTGATCTTGGGGTGGAAGTAGCCCTAGAGCAGGTACCACTTTTCCAGAAGCGCGCTATCCAAATTGCTCGTGAAAATGCTAAGCCGGTAATCGTAGCCACCCAGATGCTCGATTCTATGATCACTAATTCTCGTCCTACTCGGGCCGAGGCTTCTGACGTAGCTAATGCCGTACTAGATGGCGCCGATGCTGTCATGCTATCTGGAGAAACCTCTGTTGGTGTTGATCCGCTAAATGTGGTTGACGTGATGTCTCGTATTGTGCGCGAAGCTGAAAGTGGAGCCCAGGTACCTAAGCTCACCCACGTTCCTCGCACCAAGCGCGGCGTAATGTGCTATTCCGGTCGCGATATCGCAGAGCGACTCAACACTAAAGCTTTGGTTGCTTTCACCACCTCTGGTGATACGGCGCGTCGCTTAGCTCGTTTGCACTCGCACCTGCCACTTTTGGTATTCACACCTAGGGAAGATGTACGCAATCAGTTGTCCTTGACTTGGGGTACCCAGACTTTCCTCACCAATAAAGTCAGCACCACTGATGAAATGATAGCTGCCATTAATGACCAGCTTTTGGCCATGGATGAATATCAGCGCGATGACATGATGGTTGTAGTAGCCGGTACTCCTCCTGGAATCGAAGGCAATACCAATATGATTCACGTACACCAGCTTGGCGATACCTTCTCTAATGCTGGTCGGCACTAG
- a CDS encoding (4Fe-4S)-binding protein produces MTTKTYENDDLTVFWKPELCQHAAECVRGSKAVFDPTRRPWIKLENGTSEQIAKIIDKCPSFALSYAWKEK; encoded by the coding sequence ATGACAACTAAGACCTACGAAAACGACGATTTAACCGTCTTCTGGAAGCCAGAATTATGCCAGCATGCAGCTGAGTGTGTACGTGGCTCCAAGGCAGTTTTTGACCCCACCAGACGTCCTTGGATCAAACTAGAAAATGGAACTTCTGAGCAAATCGCCAAAATCATTGATAAGTGCCCATCTTTTGCACTGAGCTACGCTTGGAAAGAAAAATAA
- a CDS encoding TMEM175 family protein → MTSSRMEAFSDGVLAIVITVMVLKLSFSEGADWSVIKSAAPVLMAYVVSYLYVGIYWANHHHLVQTANSVSGSILWKNLLWLFWMTLIPIATEWVGLNPFAPIPTLLYGIILLLCALTYNLLQRAIVKQQGPNSVIALQLGKDWKGKVSIVAYALATAGALVQPVLSYAVYAGVALAWIVPDIRLENIFGEEEEK, encoded by the coding sequence ATGACTAGTAGCCGGATGGAAGCTTTTAGCGATGGAGTTTTGGCCATTGTCATTACGGTAATGGTTCTAAAACTTAGCTTCTCTGAAGGCGCGGACTGGTCTGTGATCAAAAGTGCGGCCCCTGTACTAATGGCTTATGTTGTGAGTTATCTATACGTAGGTATCTACTGGGCCAATCATCATCACCTGGTACAAACTGCAAATTCTGTTTCTGGGTCAATTTTGTGGAAAAACTTGCTGTGGCTTTTCTGGATGACGCTCATTCCCATCGCTACCGAATGGGTTGGTCTAAATCCATTTGCTCCAATTCCAACTTTGCTATACGGCATAATCCTGCTGCTATGTGCACTTACGTATAACCTGCTCCAGCGGGCGATCGTAAAGCAGCAGGGGCCGAACTCTGTTATCGCGCTGCAGCTGGGCAAAGACTGGAAAGGCAAAGTCTCAATTGTTGCATATGCACTGGCAACCGCCGGAGCCCTAGTCCAACCGGTGCTTTCTTATGCCGTATACGCGGGCGTAGCTCTGGCATGGATAGTCCCGGATATCCGACTGGAAAATATATTCGGAGAAGAGGAAGAAAAATGA
- a CDS encoding amidohydrolase: MLKNLISELFDSAAAQLSFQRELYEELHAMPELSGQEASTAKRIRAELARFDCEIIDFIGGHGLVGIFRNGPGKTVLMRADFDGLPVLETTGVPYASKHTQLNEAGVETPTMHACGHDMHVTATMGLCALLDSHREAWQGTFIALFQPSEENGMGALKMIEDDLVHKIPTPDICFGQHIMPGRAGEVHSISGPIMATAVSIKINIPGISAHGSMPHKSVDPTYVAAMVLVRLQGIVGREVSPHDFAVVTVGTLKAGNASNIIPGHAEIVLNCRFYDPAVREKVIAAIERVVRAECLASNCPAEPSFDYFSEAPLTNNNEAVFDTVRPEFDAVFGPLSVTAQKSTGSEDFSRIPVAFDAPYMFWFIGCTPHQVWDTAIANDTLDTTVPVNHMSTFLPEYEPTVTSATKAAATAVLTYLAK, translated from the coding sequence ATGCTTAAAAATCTAATTTCTGAACTATTTGACTCAGCTGCTGCCCAATTATCCTTCCAACGCGAGCTTTATGAAGAATTACATGCGATGCCTGAACTTTCTGGCCAGGAAGCTAGTACTGCCAAGCGGATTCGCGCGGAGCTAGCGCGCTTTGATTGCGAGATAATTGATTTCATCGGGGGCCATGGTTTGGTAGGAATATTTCGCAACGGCCCCGGCAAAACTGTGCTAATGCGCGCAGATTTCGATGGCCTCCCAGTACTTGAAACCACCGGTGTTCCCTATGCCTCTAAGCACACCCAGCTAAATGAAGCCGGCGTCGAAACTCCCACGATGCATGCTTGCGGACACGATATGCACGTCACGGCAACGATGGGTCTGTGTGCGCTACTTGATAGCCATAGAGAGGCGTGGCAAGGAACTTTTATTGCCCTCTTCCAGCCTTCTGAGGAAAACGGCATGGGAGCATTAAAGATGATCGAAGATGATCTGGTGCATAAGATTCCCACTCCCGATATCTGCTTTGGGCAACATATTATGCCTGGTAGAGCCGGTGAGGTTCATTCTATTTCCGGTCCGATTATGGCCACGGCAGTTTCTATCAAAATCAATATCCCAGGGATTTCTGCCCATGGCTCGATGCCGCATAAATCAGTGGACCCCACCTATGTTGCAGCAATGGTGCTGGTGCGATTACAAGGAATAGTCGGACGAGAAGTTAGCCCACATGATTTCGCAGTGGTAACAGTAGGCACTTTAAAAGCTGGAAATGCTTCAAATATTATTCCCGGCCATGCAGAGATCGTGTTGAACTGCCGTTTTTATGATCCGGCTGTGCGCGAAAAAGTTATCGCCGCAATCGAAAGAGTAGTGCGCGCGGAATGCTTAGCCTCAAATTGTCCTGCCGAACCTAGCTTCGATTATTTCTCCGAAGCTCCACTTACCAACAATAACGAGGCGGTATTCGATACAGTTCGTCCCGAATTTGATGCCGTATTTGGTCCGCTTTCAGTTACTGCTCAAAAAAGCACCGGTTCAGAAGACTTCTCCCGAATACCGGTAGCTTTCGATGCTCCCTATATGTTCTGGTTTATTGGGTGCACTCCCCACCAGGTTTGGGATACCGCCATAGCCAATGACACTCTAGACACCACCGTGCCGGTAAACCATATGTCTACCTTCCTCCCCGAATATGAACCCACAGTAACCTCTGCCACCAAGGCTGCCGCTACTGCCGTATTAACTTATTTGGCGAAATAG